A portion of the Betta splendens chromosome 2, fBetSpl5.4, whole genome shotgun sequence genome contains these proteins:
- the spag17 gene encoding sperm-associated antigen 17 isoform X9 gives MQFNPVCLIFVYLLFQVEMSTEQPVTEKPKPYDGPWLDPGVVNYMLQSFLPLVATEEERRSVLGGFLPLVKSQDDKKVEMSTEQPVTEKPKPYDGPWLDPGVVSYMLQSFQPLVATEEERRSVLGGFLPLVKSQDDKKRLAQMFEANPAQKTPEHPVIVRHHDERALRLKDVSAVEGFDPAEVELSVMMLSPAWRLIESLAHEENRNSCWMAIKQQLQHYCTVDMVSWADVERLLHQSVLESMTLTSLDQNGVLLRSAGPLGALEPALQQTIIPWDNPPDYAQQQLHNLRTKGLTFLSEDPINTKNFSQRVGSCVDLSDIQSCRLRSLFDWHYSEWHSATVFPQVLQRASEQYCCLDTFRGSHRNVFYIFCHNPMSPHRQCKEFWDVSLHTDVKFRKYLEHVADAISDWTKEEELKREERRTVWSPTDEKTSEASKEMDTLETVIRENSLKAWKLEQECLKMEEQTKKVKKESAPKGKPPSEVDRSDNKRSKTLSPEKKSRSEMAGSADKSISTPAPPVEETKEPHQNEEAFKHFTGYRMDGKLIHVSGRLQHLFPSDGGHISVENISFVEGSSLVKLAVRKDGHHFYTHINQCIVDSVTPPTQRETSDIQKDCKESVEMKMVKQGSLSAVLNNGIHLSFSFYGPTGECIVNAQEAGGAIPESSTAVPVTPTQTADSQVQPSEFQVSHMQEKNTKESINFAVCDKQTTSLSKPFTSLNLSLPTGLLLQVLREDPEGQYLHQRHRFTQTGVSSEELGMLVRQSFPLCATGAVTPPQDPSLYKELSRLVTSQGAVIRTMRDGSTEVLFADGSVSFSQDCGPVWVPDSEVEETSQEAEDNKKEQSSSTDAQRGCWTTTTPSGARICTVGTTHKHIPISPLLAYKATDPITNEVMLSREDLVVSVQNPDGSLIVEHTDGTRITSMIQNSPHILLHTGDRAESVTLKSTSECVCGCAECVCVTRCADSINEKMHIQSSCDTGEHRDSTETAHDKDSVGQACAKSESELICDEGAQSSASNGDKGVSIVKRNECEDEEESESTKERVFVVEKEGYATVVMYPERHTAHVFLADGTAVTGNNQGEYQVFPSNTGLLHVRSDGKCVYTSDSLTTPSPKSGTPTTLPGSYTFSHSDSVICDITDHDGNHFQVTEDGQVSVLNFSPASSSIKLDEEELEEEEREMAGTPVKHREHCPRLFVLHEDGSATELLSSQAVEELLYQACCDPAIAVLKEPLPDTQDEFGITILKPSHQSVWSKWLLGKQNPDITPPNLRNRGWNDFPRGETKTLGSPFGTNMGRGLTLSERFGCTTAPCPSVRSCPKVLEMRELYQHRPLTTPLKNTIDTRLKEYIEGLMEREQRSEEIKVKDPRTEEETARASEMLSLVLSFAEEEDKGPTFDKMSPEDLASLYSKGVRAEQSDVSEDTVTSASDSFTKREESKWAGNLSQYSRQELLEEKVCREALRKKNIVPYFHAENATMFQDLLQQQVPDMKALSMNLPPTPKSDSVELFLIDAPQDTARPLNATPSKSASSSAAALHRPPEKRLSNPTPQATGERHLRSSSVPFKSVQVDVTGKPRKTKVRLPASILSSKPHSEPNQQFLSLEEPVRRKCRAVSLMDAGVVVRGFVLLPPSVDFGMLQEGTSSDMTVLMKNVGVDTCRFHVKQPPSATGLRVIYNPGPVAAGLHVELKVQLFAICGVEAGVVEPKTRISQDVTIRTETDILYLPVTATVLSESLYELWVKDHTRARRGCRLKKRATHT, from the exons GTAGAGATGTCCACAGAGCAGCCGGTCACTGAGAAGCCTAAACCTTATGATGGACCCTGGTTGGACCCTGGTGTGGTCAGCTACATGCTGCAAAGCTTCCAGCCTCTGGTGGCcacagaagaggagagaagaagcgTGTTAGGAGGTTTCCTGCCTCTGGTGAAGAGTCAGGACGACAAGAAG AGATTGGCGCAGATGTTTGAAGCAAACCCTGCTCAGAAGACGCCGGAGCATCCTGTCATTGTCAGACACCATGATGAGAGAGCACTACGTCTGAAGGACGTCAGT GCAGTGGAGGGCTTTGATCCAGCAGAGGTGGAGTTGTCTGTGATGATGCTGTCTCCTGCGTGGCGCCTGATCGAGTCTCTAGCTCATGAGGAAAACAGAAACTCCTGTTGGATGGCAATCAAACAGCAGCTACAACACTACTGCACAGTTG ATATGGTGTCATGGGCTGATGTGGAGCGCCTGCTTCATCAGAGTGTACTGGAGTCTATGACGCTGACCAGTCTGGACCAGAACGGTGTGCTCCTGAGAAGCGCAGGCCCTCTGGGAGCACTGGAACCAGCTCTACAGCAGACAATAATCCCCTGGGACAACCCACCAGACTATGcccaacagcagctccacaacCTCAGAACTAAAG GTCTAACATTTCTCAGTGAGGATCCCATTAACACAAAG AATTTCAGCCAGAGAGTAGGCAGCTGCGTGGACCTGTCCGACATtcagagctgcaggctgaggtCTCTGTTTGACTGGCACTATTCTGAATGGCACAGTGCTACTGTCTTCCCACAG GTTCTCCAGCGGGCCTCTGAACAATACTGCTGCTTAGACACATTCAGAGGAAGTCATAGGAacgtgttttacattttttgccACAATCCCATGAGTCCTCATCGCCAGTGCAAGGAATTCTGGGATGTATCTCTTCACACTGACGTCAAGTTCAG AAAGTACTTGGAGCATGTGGCAGATGCTATTTCAGACTGGACTAAAGAGGAGGAATTAAAGAGGGAAGAAAGAAGGACAGTTTGGTCTCCAACAG ATGAAAAGACTTCAGAGGCTTCAAAGGAGATGGATACTTTGGAAACCGTCATAAGAGAAAACTCCCTCAAA GCCtggaagctggagcaggagtgTCTAAAGATGGAGGAACAgactaaaaaagtaaaaaaggagAGCGCACCAAAAGGCAAACCGCCATCTGAGGTGGATAGGTCAGACAACAAGAGGAGTAAAACATTATCTCCAGAGAAGAAGAGTAGATCAGAAATGGCAGGAAGCGCAGACAAGTCTATTTCTACTCCAGCGCCCCCAGTGGAGGAAACGAAAGAGCCGCATCAGAATGAGGAGGCCTTTAAG CATTTTACAGGCTATCGCATGGATGGAAAGTTGATCCATGTGTCAGGTCGTCTCCAGCATCTTTTCCCTTCAGATGGAGGCCACATCAGTGTGGAGAACATCAGCTTTGTTGAAG GTTCAAGCCTTGTGAAACTCGCTGTGAGAAAAGACGGTCatcatttttacacacacatcaacCAGTGTATTGTTGATTCTGTAACACCTCCCACTCAGAGAGAGACTAGTGATATACAGAAGGACTGTAAAG AGTCGGTGGAGATGAAAATGGTAAAGCAGGGCTCTCTCTCAGCGGTGCTAAATAACGGAATCCACCTGTCATTCAGTTTCTACGGACCCACGGGGGAATGCATAG TGAATGCACAAGAGGCTGGAGGGGCAATCCCAGAATCCTCCACTGCTGTTCCTgtcactcccacacagacagcagacagTCAGGTCCAACCTTCAGAGTTCCAGGTTTCACacatgcaggaaaaaaacacaaaagaaagcATAAAT TTCGCCGTGTGTGACAAGCAGACAACATCATTATCCAAACCATTCACCAGCCTCAACCTGTCACTTCCTACTGGTTTACTGCTACAGGTTCTGAGAGAGGACCCTGAAGGCCAGTACCTTCACCAAAGACACAGGTTTACGCAAACAG GAGTGTCCTCAGAGGAGCTGGGTATGCTGGTGAGACAGAGCTTTCCTCTCTGTGCTACAGGAGCAGTGACGCCCCCTCAGGACCCCTCCCTCTACAAAGAACTATCTCGTCTTGTCACCAGTCAGGGAGCTGTGATCCGGACAATGAGAGACGGGTCCACGGAG gtccTGTTTGCAGATGGCTCAGTTAGCTTTAGCCAGGACTGTGGTCCAGTGTGGGTGCCTGACTCTGAAGTTGAAGAGACTtcccaggaggctgaggacaaCAAGAAAG AGCAAAGCTCAAGTACGGATGCCCAGAGAGGTTGTTGGACAACTACGACTCCATCTGGGGCTCGCATCTGCACTGTAGggaccacacacaaacacatacccATCAGTCCTCTTCTTGCTTATAAGGCTACAGACCCCATCACCAATGAG GTGATGCTGAGTCGAGAGGATCTAGTAGTATCCGTCCAGAACCCAGATGGCTCACTCATTGTGGAGCACACAGATGGAACCCGGATCACCAGCATGATCCAAAATAGCCCACACATCCTGCTGCACACAG GAGATCGGGCTGAGAGTGTGACCCTTAAGTCCACTTCTGAATGTGTATGCGGTTGcgccgagtgtgtgtgtgtcacaaggTGTGCAGACAGCATTAATGAGAAAATGCACATCCAGAGTAGCTGTGACACTGGGGAGCACAGGGACAGCACGGAAACAGCACATGACAAGGACAGCGTGGGACAAGCCTGTGcaaagtctgagtctgagcttaTCTGTGATGAAGGCGCTCAAAGCAGTGCATCTAATGGAGACAAGGGTGTTTCTATAGTTAAGAGGAATGaatgtgaggatgaggaggagagcgagtcAACCAAGGAGCGAGTGTTtgtggtggagaaggagggcTATGCCACTGTGGTGATGTATCCAGAGCGACACACAGCTCATGTGTTTTTAGCTGATGGAACTGCCGTCACTGGAAACAACCAAGGAGAATATCAG GTTTTCCCATCTAATACCGGGCTGTTGCACGTCCGAAGTGATGGGAAGTGTGTTTACACGTCTGACTCGCTTACAACCCCCAGTCCAAAGAGCGGTACccctaccaccctcccaggaaGCTACACCTTCAGTCACTCTGATTCAGTGATCTGTGACATTACAGACCATGATGGAAACCACTTCCAG GTGACTGAGGACGGGCAGGTATCAGTCCTGAATTTCAGTCCTGCTTCAAGCTCCATTAAACTTGATGAGGaagagttggaggaggaggagagagaaatggCTGGGACTCCTGTAAAACACAGAGAACACTGTCCAAG GTTATTTGTGTTGCATGAGGATGGATCAGCTACTGAACTGCTGAGCTCTcaggctgtggaggagctgctctaTCAGGCGTGTTGTGACCCTGCCATAGCCGTGCTGAAGGAACCACTGCCAGACACACAAG ATGAATTTGGCATTACCATCTTGAAGCCCAGCCATCAGAGCGTGTGGTCCAAGTGGTTGCTAGGGAAACAAAATCCTGACATCACCCCTCCCAACCTCAGAAACCGTGGCTGGAATGACTTCCCTAGAGGAGAG ACGAAGACCCTGGGTTCTCCATTTGGTACCAACATGGGTCGAGGTTTGACTCTAAGCGAGAGGTTTGGTTGTACCACAGCACCGTGTCCATCTGTCAGAAGTTGCCCTAAAGTCCTGGAGATGAGGGAGCTTTACCAGCACAGGCCACTTACCACACCCCTCAAAAACACTATAGACACACGACTAAAG GAATATATAGAAGGTTTGATGGAGCGGGAGCAACGATCAGAGGAGATCAAAGTCAAAGACCCCCGCACTGAGGAAGAGACCGCCCGTGCAAGCGAGATGCTCAGCCTAGTCCTG TCTTTTGCAGAGGAAGAGGATAAAGGCCCGACCTTTGACAAGATGTCTCCTG aggatCTTGCCAGTCTCTACAGCAAAGGAGTCAGAGCTGAGCAGTCAGATGTCTCAGAAGACACAGTCACATCAGCTAGTGACAG TTTTACAAAGAGAGAAGAGTCAAAATGGGCTGGAAATCTTTCACAGTACAG CAGGCAGGAGTTGCTTGAGGAGAAGGTTTGTAGAGAGGCCTTGAGGAAGAAAAACATTGTTCCTTATTTCCACGCCGAAAATGCCACAATGTTCCAG GATCTTCTACAACAACAAGTGCCAGACATGAAGGCTCTCTCCATGAATCTCCCTCCGACCCCCAAATCAGACAGTGTTGAGTTGTTCCTGATAGATGCCCCACAAGACA cgGCACGGCCCTTAAACGCAACACCCTCCAAATCAGCAAG tagcagtgcagcagcactCCACAGGCCTCCTGAAAAAAGACTCTCAAACCCCACACCACAGGCGACCG GTGAAAGGCATTTGAGGAGTTCATCTGTCCCATTCAAGTCAGTCCAAGTGGATGTGACTGGGAAACCTCGGAAAACTAAAGTCCGCCTACCGGCCTCCATCCTCAGCTCCAAACCCCACAGTGAACCAAACCAGCAG TTCCTGTCACTGGAGGAGCCGGTGAGGAGGAAATGCCGAGCGGTTTCTCTGATGGATGCGGGCGTCGTGGTGAGGGGCTTCGTCCTCCTCCCGCCCAGCGTTGACTTCGGCATGCTGCAGGAGGGCACCTCCTCAGACATGACTGTGCTGATGAAGAACGTGGGCGTTGACACCTGCAG GTTCCATGTGAAGCAGCCTCCTTCTGCGACAGGCCTGCGGGTCATCTACAACCCTGGGCCT GTGGCTGCAGGTCTGCATGTTGAACTGAAGGTCCAGCTGTTCGCCATATGTGGAGTGGAAGCAGGAGTAGTGGAGCCAAAGACACGCATCTCCCAGGACGTCACCATCCGTACGGAGACAGACATCCTCTACCTGCCCGTCACTGCGA CCGTCCTGTCTGAGAGCCTGTACGAGCTCTGGGTTAAAGATCACACCAGAGCACGGAGAGGCTGCAGGCTGAAGAAgagggccacacacacatga